The following nucleotide sequence is from Neochlamydia sp. AcF84.
CACCTCCTCTACCCCAGCACGCTATCAATTTTACAAAGTTAACTGGAAGCATGTGCTAGATGAATTAATTAATAAAGAATTAGTATTGGCTGATGCCAGCGAAAATAAACTTCTTGTAAGCAACGGTGATATTCGCCAAGAGATGGAGAGCCTATTTGGACCTCATATTATCAGCAATTTGGATAAAATTGGCCTGTCATATGAAGAAGCACAAAAAATTGTGCAAGGAGACATTACTATTCGCAGAATGATTTACTTAAGAGTAAATGCCAAAGCACTAAAAAAAGTAACACCTCAAGCTGTTCGTTTAGCATACGAGGAGTTTGCCAAAAACCCTGCCAACATCAAGCCGAATACTTGGCAATATAATGTTATCTCTATTCGTGATCCTGATCCAGCTAGAAGCGCGGAAGCTGCCCATTTAACTTACCAGGCATTGAATGATCATATAGCATTAGAAAAATTATCGACTTACGTTAAGGCAAACTCTCATTTTGACAGTACGCAAATTAATGTCTCTGAAGAATACACTTTACCAGAAAAAGACATTTCGGAAGCCTATAAAGCCATTTTAACAAAAATGACACCCCATTCACATAGTCAGCCAATCGCTCAAAAAAATCGAGCAGATAAGAACAGCTCTTTTTTTCGTATTTTTGTGCTTAAAAATTGGATAAAAGGTGGAACGCCTGCCTTTAAAGAGGTAGAACTTAAAA
It contains:
- a CDS encoding SurA N-terminal domain-containing protein, with protein sequence MKKQKILFFSALIYCCFITPLQAEGKAAFLGKEDNSALVVNNRILAKVNGTAISVLDVMKKMDVLFYREFPDYTSSTPARYQFYKVNWKHVLDELINKELVLADASENKLLVSNGDIRQEMESLFGPHIISNLDKIGLSYEEAQKIVQGDITIRRMIYLRVNAKALKKVTPQAVRLAYEEFAKNPANIKPNTWQYNVISIRDPDPARSAEAAHLTYQALNDHIALEKLSTYVKANSHFDSTQINVSEEYTLPEKDISEAYKAILTKMTPHSHSQPIAQKNRADKNSSFFRIFVLKNWIKGGTPAFKEVELKIKDKLIEEAIAQETEAYLKKIRKRFSVQDFYTSKTDQAAFEPFILSSKI